One region of Peribacillus simplex genomic DNA includes:
- a CDS encoding flavin reductase family protein, with the protein MGGRELRNCFGKFPTGVTIVSWFDGKVQNGITVNSFTSVSFDPPLALVSIHKEAKACNSMKDRAFTINILSDEQESIAWQFAGNKREALEIDWDNKGISPKIKGSVAWMECKPWKEYDAGDHVFVHR; encoded by the coding sequence ATGGGTGGGCGCGAGTTAAGAAATTGCTTTGGTAAATTCCCAACCGGAGTTACGATAGTGAGCTGGTTTGATGGGAAAGTTCAAAATGGCATTACTGTGAATTCATTCACTTCGGTTTCCTTTGATCCCCCGCTTGCTTTAGTGTCAATTCATAAAGAAGCAAAAGCCTGCAATAGCATGAAAGATAGAGCATTTACCATTAATATTTTGTCGGATGAACAAGAATCCATTGCATGGCAATTTGCGGGCAATAAACGGGAAGCACTTGAAATTGACTGGGATAACAAGGGGATTTCACCAAAAATAAAAGGAAGTGTCGCCTGGATGGAATGCAAACCATGGAAAGAATATGATGCGGGTGATCATGTATTTGTTCATAGGTGA
- a CDS encoding cobyric acid synthase, with the protein MKARSIMIQGTSSDVGKSLICTAFCRVFSNKGLRVVPFKSQNMALNSYVTLDGGEIGRAQGVQAEAARITATTDMNPILLKPKKDMVSEVIVHGKHFLDMNAKSYRNHFVQEAMPIIRKSVEKLQDEYDIIVLEGAGSPAEINLKDRDIANMRMAKLADAAVILVADIDRGGVFASIIGTLALLDKDERDCVKGIIINKFRGMRELLDDGIDWVEKETGIPVLGVLPYLDVNIEAEDSLALSSLRFKKPKKAEFPIDVAVLRFPRISNFTDVDPFFDEPGVGVRLVGSVHELGNPDLLILPGTKNTMEDLEWMKSVGLDGAINELREQGTVIFGICGGFQMLGTKLFDPDAVEGNGENAEGLSLLPVETVFQAEKKTVQMEGVLSDGMIMEGEMNLNGFEIHLGRTTLKPQVRPFLLLKDGREDGAISTDNKVMGTYLHGIFHNRLFTRLLVNQIRRNKGLEEVKENVRSDSERREEAYNLLASHLEENIDMETIYQWLQLETTES; encoded by the coding sequence ACATGGCATTGAATTCTTATGTAACCTTGGATGGCGGTGAAATCGGACGGGCGCAGGGAGTACAGGCGGAGGCAGCACGAATCACGGCAACAACTGATATGAATCCGATATTACTGAAGCCGAAGAAGGATATGGTTTCGGAAGTCATCGTGCACGGAAAGCATTTTCTTGATATGAATGCAAAAAGCTATCGGAATCATTTTGTCCAAGAAGCCATGCCCATCATTCGTAAATCTGTGGAAAAACTTCAAGATGAATATGACATCATCGTACTGGAAGGCGCAGGAAGTCCAGCTGAAATTAACCTTAAGGACCGGGATATTGCGAATATGCGAATGGCCAAACTCGCGGATGCGGCTGTCATTTTAGTGGCAGATATTGACCGTGGTGGCGTATTTGCTTCCATCATCGGGACACTTGCCTTATTGGACAAAGATGAACGCGATTGTGTAAAGGGGATCATCATCAATAAATTTCGTGGCATGCGTGAACTGTTGGACGATGGCATTGATTGGGTGGAAAAGGAAACCGGGATTCCGGTTCTCGGAGTGCTTCCCTATTTAGACGTAAATATCGAAGCGGAAGATTCACTGGCACTCTCGTCTTTACGTTTTAAAAAGCCTAAAAAGGCTGAGTTTCCGATCGATGTTGCCGTCTTGAGATTTCCGCGGATCTCCAATTTTACAGATGTGGATCCTTTTTTTGATGAACCCGGAGTGGGTGTCAGGCTAGTAGGAAGTGTCCATGAGTTAGGAAATCCCGACCTTCTTATTTTGCCGGGTACGAAAAACACGATGGAAGATTTAGAGTGGATGAAAAGTGTAGGCTTGGATGGGGCCATCAATGAACTGCGCGAACAAGGAACGGTGATCTTTGGTATATGCGGCGGTTTTCAAATGCTAGGGACTAAACTTTTCGATCCTGACGCAGTAGAAGGTAACGGTGAGAATGCAGAAGGGCTTTCGCTTCTTCCAGTGGAAACCGTATTTCAAGCAGAAAAGAAAACGGTACAAATGGAAGGTGTCCTTTCTGATGGGATGATAATGGAAGGTGAAATGAATCTTAACGGTTTCGAAATACATTTAGGCAGAACGACATTGAAGCCACAAGTAAGACCTTTTCTTTTATTGAAGGATGGAAGAGAAGATGGAGCCATTTCCACTGACAATAAGGTAATGGGAACATATCTTCATGGGATTTTCCATAATCGCTTGTTCACTAGATTACTAGTTAACCAAATTCGACGGAACAAGGGGTTGGAGGAAGTGAAGGAAAACGTTCGAAGCGACTCAGAGCGAAGGGAAGAAGCATATAATCTTTTGGCTTCCCATTTAGAAGAAAACATTGATATGGAAACCATCTATCAATGGCTGCAGCTTGAAACCACGGAAAGCTGA
- a CDS encoding protein kinase domain-containing protein has product MLRSIRKIYQFFVDIPLKKGVVLKNRYEVTAVIGTGSYGIIYLCIDLKTNVNTVIKQLRTSKRRSKKELEQFENEISILRMLNHKEMPKFHEKFSHDGNYYFVMDFIEGDNLEDHIFLNHITFDEKESLLFLGELVELVSYLHSHYIFHQDLRIPNILLKDNQPILIDFGLSKCAVSANLAKEAILQLKRQDFYDLGEILLYVLYTTYTSKNKMALPWTEELSLEKDTVHILKRLLSIQEPYSDIQEISMDLHAALESKELN; this is encoded by the coding sequence ATGTTGCGTTCCATTCGAAAGATCTATCAATTTTTTGTGGATATACCTTTAAAAAAAGGCGTGGTTTTGAAAAACCGCTACGAAGTAACGGCTGTAATAGGAACAGGTAGCTACGGTATTATCTATCTTTGCATTGATTTAAAAACGAATGTGAATACCGTAATCAAACAGCTCCGGACAAGTAAACGCCGCAGCAAAAAAGAGCTTGAACAGTTTGAGAATGAAATCTCCATATTACGAATGTTAAACCATAAAGAAATGCCTAAATTTCACGAGAAATTTTCACATGACGGAAATTATTATTTTGTGATGGATTTCATTGAAGGGGATAATTTGGAAGACCATATTTTTTTGAATCATATAACGTTCGATGAGAAAGAGTCTCTACTATTTCTTGGTGAGTTGGTCGAATTAGTATCTTATCTGCACAGCCATTATATTTTCCATCAAGATTTACGTATACCAAATATCTTACTTAAAGACAATCAGCCCATTTTGATAGACTTTGGTTTATCTAAATGTGCCGTTTCGGCCAATCTCGCAAAAGAAGCCATTTTGCAGCTGAAAAGGCAGGATTTTTACGACTTGGGAGAAATACTCTTATATGTACTTTATACGACATACACTTCCAAAAATAAAATGGCTCTCCCTTGGACAGAAGAGCTTTCGTTGGAAAAAGATACCGTGCACATACTCAAAAGGTTATTAAGCATCCAAGAACCTTATTCTGATATCCAAGAGATCTCAATGGACCTGCATGCAGCATTAGAGTCAAAGGAATTGAATTAG
- a CDS encoding HU family DNA-binding protein, with the protein MNKTELVSSVAAQAELTKDDAKKVVDALFETITTTLAKEEKIQLVGFGTFEVRDRAARTGRNPQTGEEIQIAASKVPAFKAGKELKEAVK; encoded by the coding sequence ATGAATAAAACAGAATTAGTGAGTAGTGTGGCAGCACAAGCTGAACTAACAAAAGACGACGCAAAAAAAGTAGTGGATGCATTGTTTGAAACAATCACGACTACACTTGCTAAAGAAGAAAAGATCCAACTAGTTGGTTTTGGTACATTTGAAGTGCGCGACCGTGCAGCTCGTACAGGAAGAAACCCACAAACAGGTGAAGAAATACAAATTGCAGCTAGCAAAGTACCCGCTTTTAAAGCAGGTAAGGAATTAAAAGAAGCTGTAAAATAA